From a region of the Impatiens glandulifera chromosome 4, dImpGla2.1, whole genome shotgun sequence genome:
- the LOC124936490 gene encoding E3 ubiquitin-protein ligase UPL3-like codes for METRSRKRAEATSSAPSSSPVTRSSKRARTSAAAASAATPSLAVSTTVTASARSISTRTRGGRSQALSVPSTKMDSTNESSGSGNRGGRRGRNNPSDNAEKGKEKEHEVRVRDRDRDREREREIERNILEMEAAADEDDNDSEGAVGLLHQNLTSASSALQGLLRKLGAGLDDLLPSSAIGASSSQQNGRLKKILSGLRSDGEEGKQVEALTQLCEMLSIGTEESLSSFSVDSFVPVLVGLLNHESNPDIMLLAARALTHLCDVLPSSCAAVVHYGAVSCFVARLLTIEYMDLAEQSLQALKKISQEHPTACLRAGALMAVLSYLDFFSTGVQRVALSTAANMCKKLPSDAADFVMEAVPLLTNLLQYHDAKVLEHASVCLTRIVEAFASCPDRLDELCNHGLVTQAASLISTSNSGGGQASLSTSTYTGLIRLISTCASGSPLGAKSLLLLGISGILKDILSGSGMVANMSVSPALSRPPEQIFEIVNLANELLPPLPQGTVSIPSSTNLLIKGSLSRKSSKQEDTNGSAVEISAREKLLNDQPELLQQFGVDLLPVMVQIYGSSVNSPVRHKCLSVIGKLMYFSSSDMIQTLMSVTNISSFLAGVLAWKDPQVLIPALQIADILMGKLPGTFTKMFVREGVIHAIDVLILGGSTVVSPAEKDGDTISKSASRSRRSQRSKPDLHGTDDSKIPVGSPPTSVEHPTGNLSMRVTVSASAKAFKDKYFSSTPGSSEVGITDDLVRLKNLCLKLSSGVDDQRTKSKGKSKAFLTNSLSDIPSIKEENLIVVVSEMLAELSKGDGVSTFEFIGSGVVSALLNYFSCGYFSKDRISEANLSVFRQQVIQRYTAFITVALPTSLDEGSVAPMSVLVEKLQNALASLERFPVVLSHSTRSSGGSARLSSGLSSLAQPFKLRLCRAQGEKLLRDYSSNVVLIDPLASLAAVEDFLWPRVQRSDSSQNPSLSVDKSESKSTPTGASASNPSSGNRRHSSRSKTSVNIGETAKLDLSQEKKAGSSKGKGKAVLKPASEDPKGPLTRNARRRAALDRDLQVKHTSGDTTSEDEEPDVSPIDMDDALVIEDDEISDDEDDDHDDVLHDDSLPVCMPDRVHDVKLGDPNEETSTVPGTSDSQTNPAPGSSSRVGAVKDFDSTEFRSSTSFGSRGAMSFAAAAMAGLASANGRGIRGGRDRLGRPLFGSNDPPRLIFSAGGKQLNKNLTIYQAIQRQLVVDEADDERFTSNDFISSDGNRFWSDVYTITYQRADNQNDKGPAGTSNSSSASKSSKVSSTSNADPPHRVSLLDSILQGELPCDLEKSNSTYNILALLRVLEGLNQLSPRLRVQALMDNYAEGKISNLDILGVTGVRVPGEEFINSKLTPKLSRQIQDALALCSGSLPAWCSQLTKSCPFLFPFETRRQYFYSTAFGLSRALHRLQQQGADGHGSSNEREVRVGRLQRQKVRVSRNRILDSAAKVMELYSSQKAVLEVEYFGEVGTGLGPTLEFYTLLSHDLQKASLGMWRSSFQPNKSPMEVTDMVHSSLGLFPRPWAPNANTSDGIQFSKVVEHFRLLGRVMAKALQDGRLLDLSFSTAFYKLVLGQELDLYDFLSFDAELGRNLQELQTLVSRKRLLESSSSLTNEDTMSLHFRGVPVEDLCLDFTLPGHSDYVLKSGEETVDIDSLEEYISLVVDATVKTGITRQMEAFRAGFNQVFDISSLQIFSPHELDYFLCGRRELWKAETLVEHIKFDHGYTAKSPAIVNLLEIMGEFTPEHQRSFCQFVTGAPRLPPGGLAVLSPKLTIVRKHSSVAGNALSSGGNGASETADDDLPSVMTCANYLKLPPYSTKEIMYKKLLYAINEGQGSFDLS; via the exons ATGGAAACTCGGAGTCGGAAGCGGGCGGAGGCTACCTCATCGGCCCCTTCTTCCTCTCCTGTTACCCGTTCTAGTAAACGAGCTCGTacttctgctgctgctgcttctgCTGCTACACCTTCACTAGCTGTATCTACAACTGTCACTGCATCCGCTCGATCAATCTCAACTAGGACTCGTGGTGGTAGGTCACAAGCGTTATCTGTTCCATCTACTAAAATGGATTCGACTAATGAATCTTCGGGTTCTGGAAACCGTGGTGGGAGAAGAGGAAGGAACAACCCATCAGACAATGCAGAGAAAGGGAAGGAGAAAGAACATGAAGTTAGGGTTAGAGATAGGGATAGAgatagagaaagagaaagggaaATTGAAAGGAACATACTGGAGATGGAAGCAGCTGCGGATGAAGATGATAATGATAGTGAAGGAGCTGTTGGCCTATTGCACCAGAACTTGACTTCTGCAAGCAGTGCCCTTCAAGGCCTCCTAAGAAAGTTGGGTGCTGGATTAGATGATTTACTTCCATCATCTGCCATTGGAGCCTCATCCTCTCAACAGAATGGGAGGCTTAAGAAGATTTTATCCGGGCTGAGGAGTGATGGAGAGGAAGGAAAGCAAGTGGAGGCATTGACGCAGCTCTGTGAGATGCTGTCCATTGGGACTGAGGAGTCACTCAGTTCATTTTCTGTTGATTCCTTTGTACCAGTCCTTGTTGGGCTTCTTAACCATGAGAGTAATCCTGATATCATGCTTCTAGCTGCTAGAGCACTTACTCATCTCTGCGATGTGCTTCCATCTTCGTGCGCCGCAGTTGTGCATTATGGTGCAGTATCTTGTTTTGTGGCTCGGTTGCTGACAATTGAGTATATGGACTTGGCTGAACAG TCACTGCAAGCATTGAAGAAGATTTCACAGGAGCATCCAACTGCTTGTTTAAGAGCTGGTGCTCTCATGGCTGTGCTTTCATATCTTGATTTCTTCTCTACTGGTGTCCAG CGCGTAGCATTGTCTACTGCAGCGAATATGTGTAAAAAACTCCCTTCAGATGCTGCTGACTTCGTGATGGAAGCTGTCCCGTTGTTGACAAATCTCCTTCAATATCATGATGCAAag GTGTTAGAGCACGCTTCAGTTTGTTTGACTCGAATTGTTGAGGCATTTGCATCATGTCCTGATAGGCTGGACGAACTATGCAATCATGGGCTGGTTACTCAAGCTGCCTCACTGATTTCAACGAGTAATTCTGGAGGCGGACAAGCATCACTTAGCACATCTACATATACT GGCTTAATTCGGTTGATTTCCACCTGTGCTAGTGGCTCGCCTTTGGGGGCAAAATCTTTACTGCTCCTTGGAATTAGTGGCATCCTTAAAGATATATTATCAGGTTCAGGGATGGTTGCTAATATGTCTGTTTCTCCTGCCTTGAGTAGGCCACCAGAGCAG ATTTTTGAGATTGTAAACCTTGCAAATGAGCTTCTTCCGCCGCTTCCTCAAGGAACAGTATCTATTCCATCCAGCACTAATTTATTGATCAAAGGATCTCTTTCAAGGAAGTCTAGTAAACAGGAGGACACAAATGGAAGCGCTGTTGAGATTTCAGCTCGAGAAAAGTTATTAAATGATCAGCCGGAGCTTCTGCAGCAATTTGGGGTGGATCTTCTTCCGGTTATGGTTCAG ATATATGGTTCTAGCGTTAATAGCCCTGTCCGTCACAAGTGTCTTTCTGTTATTGGAAAGTTGATGTACTTTAGTAGTTCAGACATGATCCAGACATTAATGAGTGTGACAAATATCTCTAG CTTCCTAGCTGGTGTTTTAGCATGGAAAGATCCTCAAGTCTTGATTCCTGCTCTTCAAATAGCTGACATCTTGATGGGAAAACTTCCTGGAACTTTTACAAAGATGTTTGTGAGAGAGGGTGTCATTCATGCTATAGATGTCCTTATATTAGGTGGTAGCACAGTTGTCTCTCCTGCAGAGAAGGATGGTGATACTATTTCTAAATCAGCATCACGCTCCAGGCGATCCCAGCGCTCAAAACCAGATTTGCATGGTACTGATGATTCCAAAATTCCAGTTGGCTCACCTCCTACTTCAGTAGAGCATCCAACCGGCAATTTAAGTATGCGGGTGACAGTCAGTGCATCTGCCAAAGCTTTCAAGGATAAGTATTTCTCTTCAACCCCTGGTTCCAGCGAAGTTGGGATTACAGATGATCTTGTGCGTCTGAAGAATCTTTGCTTGAAGTTAAGCTCTGGGGTTGACGATCAAAGAACTAAATCAAAAGGGAAGTCAAAAGCTTTTCTGACTAACAGCTTATCAGATATCCCTTCTATTAAAGAGGAAAACTTGATTGTTGTGGTGTCTGAAATGCTGGCGGAATTAAGCAAAGGAGATGGTGTCTCGACTTTTGAATTTATTGGCAGTGGTGTTGTATCAGCATTATTGAACTATTTTTCTTGTGGATATTTCTCCAAGGACAGGATTTCAGAAGCTAACCTTTCTGTTTTTCGCCAACAAGTAATACAGAGATACACAGCATTTATTACTGTAGCTCTACCAACCAGTCTTGATGAGGGGAGCGTGGCACCAATGAGCGTCTTAGTTGAAAAGCTTCAGAATGCGTTGGCCTCACTGGAAAGATTCCCAGTTGTTCTTAGTCACTCTACACGATCCTCAGGTGGAAGTGCGCGGCTTTCTTCTGGTCTAAGTTCCTTAGCCCAACCATTTAAGTTGCGTCTTTGCAGGGCCCAAGGAGAAAAATTACTCCGTGATTATTCTTCCAATGTTGTACTTATTGATCCATTAGCCAGTCTTGCAGCTGTAGAAGACTTTCTTTGGCCTCGTGTACAACGTAGCGATTCCAGCCAAAACCCTTCACTCTCTGTAGATAAATCTGAATCAAAGAGTACACCTACAGGGGCTAGTGCTTCGAATCCCTCTTCTGGTAATCGTCGTCATTCCAGTCGATCCAAAACCTCTGTCAATATTGGAGAAACAGCAAAACTGGATTTATCACAAGAGAAAAAAGCTGGTTCATCAAAAGGGAAGGGTAAAGCTGTTCTAAAGCCAGCCTCAGAGGATCCAAAAGGGCCTCTAACCAGAAATGCCCGTAGAAGAGCCGCTCTTGATAGAGACTTACAAGTAAAGCATACAAGTGGAGATACAACTTCTGAG GATGAGGAGCCAGATGTGTCTCCCATTGACATGGATGATGCCCTGGTGATTGAAGATGATGAAATCTCGGATGATGAAGACGATGACCATGATGAT GTACTACATGACGATTCCCTCCCCGTTTGCATGCCTGACAGAGTACATGATGTTAAACTCGGGGACCCAAATGAGGAAACTTCAACTGTTCCTGGCACAAGTGATAGCCAGACTAATCCAGCTCCTGGTTCCAGTAGTAGAGTTGGCGCGGTTAAGGATTTTGATTCTACTGAGTTTAGAAGTAGTACCTCCTTTGGTTCAAGGGGTGCAATGTCATTTGCTGCAGCTGCCATGGCGGGTCTTGCATCTGCAAATGGTAGAGGAATTAGAGGAGGAAGAGATAGACTAGGGCGCCCTTTGTTTGGTTCAAACGACCCTCCCAGACTGATATTCTCTGCAGGTGGAAAGCAGCTAAATAAGAACCTGACAATATACCAGGCCATTCAACGCCAGCTTGTTGTGGATGAGGCTGATGATGAGCGCTTTACCAGCAATGACTTCATATCTAGTGATGGAAATCGCTTTTGGAGTGATGTCTACACTATCACGTATCAGAGGGCTGACAATCAAAATGACAAAGGCCCTGCTGGAACATCTAATTCTTCAAGCGCATCTAAATCTAGCAAAGTCAGTTCGACCTCCAATGCGGATCCACCTCATCGAGTGTCATTACTTGATAGTATTTTGCAGGGGGAGCTTCCCTGTGATCTTGAGAAGAGCAATTCTACCTACAACATTTTAGCACTTCTTCGTGTTTTGGAAGGTTTGAATCAGCTTTCTCCTAGATTGAGGGTCCAAGCATTGATGGACAATTATGCTGAAGGGAAAATTTCTAACCTTGATATCCTTGGTGTTACTGGTGTTAGAGTCCCTGGAGAGGAGTTCATTAACAGTAAGCTTACCCCAAAGTTGTCTCGTCAAATCCAAGATGCTCTTGCACTGTGCAGTGGCAGTCTTCCAGCATGGTGTTCCCAGTTGACAAAATCATGCCCTTTCTTGTTCCCTTTTGAGACTAGGCGTCAATACTTCTATTCAACTGCTTTTGGATTATCAAGAGCACTACATCGTTTGCAGCAGCAAGGTGCGGATGGTCATGGATCATCCAATGAAAGGGAGGTGAGAGTTGGTAGGTTGCAGCGCCAGAAGGTTCGTGTCTCACGTAACCGTATTCTGGATTCTGCAGCAAAGGTTATGGAGTTATATTCGAGCCAAAAGGCTGTTTTGGAGGTCGAGTATTTTGGCGAAGTTGGTACAGGATTGGGTCCTACATTGGAATTTTATACTCTTTTGAGTCATGATTTACAGAAAGCTTCACTTGGAATGTGGAGGTCAAGTTTTCAACCAAATAAATCTCCAATGGAAGTTACAGATATGGTTCACTCTTCACTTGGCTTGTTCCCTCGTCCTTGGGCACCAAATGCTAATACATCTGATGgaatccaattttcaaaagtgGTTGAGCATTTTAGATTGCTTGGTCGTGTGATGGCTAAAGCTCTTCAGGATGGGAGACTTTTAGATCTATCATTCTCAACAGCTTTTTATAAGCTTGTCCTTGGTCAG GAGCTTGATTTGTAcgattttctttcttttgatgCTGAACTTGGGAGAAATCTACAAGAATTGCAAACCCTAGTATCCAGAAAGCGTCTTTTGGAATCTTCtagcagtctaactaatgaagATACTATGAGCTTACATTTTCGTGGGGTTCCCGTAGAGGATCTTTGTTTAGATTTCACCCTTCCTGGCCATTCAGACTATGTCCTGAAATCTGGAGAAGAAACT GTTGACATTGATAGTTTGGAGGAATACATATCCTTAGTTGTTGATGCTACCGTGAAGACAGGGATAACAAGGCAAATGGAAGCATTTAGAGCTGGATTCAATCAA GTTTTCGACATTTCTTCTCTACAAATCTTTTCTCCCCATGAATTAGATTATTTTCTTTGTGGACGCAGAGAATTGTGGAAg GCCGAGACACTGGTGGAacacatcaaatttgatcatgGTTACACCGCGAAGAGCCCTGCGATTGTTAAC ttgcTGGAGATTATGGGTGAGTTCACTCCAGAGCATCAAAGATCCTTCTGTCAGTTTGTTACTGGTGCACCTCGCCTTCCACCTGGCGGTCTGGCAGTTCTGAGCCCAAAACTAACAATTGTCAGAAAG CACTCATCCGTGGCTGGAAATGCATTAAGCAGTGGTGGCAATGGAGCATCGGAAACTGCTGATGATGACTTGCCCAGTGTAATGACGTGTGCCAACTATCTCAAGCTTCCTCCGTATTCTACCAAG gaaattatgtacaagaagtTGCTTTATGCCATCAATGAAGGGCAAGGATCATTTGACTTGTCATAA
- the LOC124936491 gene encoding rac-like GTP-binding protein 5, giving the protein MSGSRFIKCVTVGDGAVGKTCMLISYTSNTFPTDYVPTVFDNFSANVVVDGNTVNLGLWDTAGQEDYNRLRPLSYRGADVFILAFSLISKASFENVSKKWIPELRHYALGVPIVLVGTKLDLREDRQFLIDHPGAVPISTSQGEELRKQIGAAYFIECSSKSQQNIKGVFDAAIKVVLQPPKQRKKKKKGGDVKGQKTCSIL; this is encoded by the exons atgagtGGTTCTAGGTTTATCAAGTGCGTCACCGTAGGCGATGGAGCTGTTGGGAAAACCTGTATGCTAATCTCCTACACCAGCAACACCTTTCCTACT GATTATGTGCCTACGGTTTTCGACAATTTTAGTGCAAATGTTGTAGTTGATGGAAATACTGTAAATTTGGGATTGTGGGATACTGCTG GTCAGGAGGATTACAATCGATTAAGGCCTTTGAGTTATCGTGGAGCTGATGTTTTCATACTTGCATTTTCTCTCATTAGCAAAGCAAGTTTTGAGAATGTTTCCAAAAAG TGGATTCCAGAACTCAGGCACTATGCTCTGGGAGTTCCGATTGTTCTTGTTGGGACAAAGCTTG ATCTTCGTGAAGATAGGCAGTTTTTGATAGACCACCCTGGAGCCGTGCCCATATCAACCTCTCAG GGAGAAGAGCTAAGAAAGCAGATTGGTGCTGCCTATTTCATAGAATGCAGTTCAAAATCCCAGCAA AACATAAAGGGTGTTTTCGATGCTGCCATCAAGGTGGTTCTTCAACCACCTAAacagagaaagaagaagaagaagggtgGTGATGTTAAGGGGCAGAAAACATGCAGTATCTTGTGA